CACGACACCAAAATTGAGTCTGTCAGGGCTGCGGACTCCCTCTGGGGCATCGAAAACAGTATCGAAACCTGCCGCCAGCTCCAACGGCTATGCACGAAGCCCCGTCAAAGCTTCCTCTCGCGCATCCGATCGTCCACCATCCCGGTTTAGTGTCGAAGATGGCCCGTCGTCGGCCAGGACCTCGGAGTTCGGGCGCAACTCTATGGGTCCGGAGGTGTCGGATCTGAAGGAGCAGGTCAAGGGCTTGGAGAAGCAGCTCTTAGATCGCGAcaagcagctggaagaacAAGCAAATACACTAGGGGATTTTCAAAAAATGCTAGAAGAATTCGAGGGATCGGATGCATTGTCAATCCGCTCCCAGCTACGAGAGAAGAACGACCGCATTGCCCAGTTGACTATGGAGTTCGATCTACACCGCGCCGATTTCAGGAGCACGCTTGATACATTGGAAATAGCAGCTTCGGAAACTGAGCGCGTCTATGAGCAGCGAGTTGATGAGCTCATGCAACAGAACAAGGAATTGCAGGACCgcggcgaggatgtcgaggccGTTGCAAGACAACtcaagcagctggaagagcttgtcTCCGAGCTTGAGGAAGGCCTAGAGGATGCACGCCGtggagaggccgaggccaGAGCGGAAGTGGAGTTCCTACGTGGTGAAGTTGAACGAACAAAACTGGAGTTGAAAAAGGAGCGGGATGGCTCTGGCGGGCCTCGGGAGAATCATATGAGTCCCGACGGACAGTCAAGGGAACTCGAGCAGAAAGACGACGAAATCCGCGGGTTGAAGGCGATTATCCATTCCCTGAGCAGAGGTGACCCTGACTTGCATGCACTGCCGCAGAATGGATTTGGGGCGGGCTCTCGTGCAGAACACAATGCGGATTATGTGGCTGATCTAGAGCAGCGGGTTCAAGAATATGAGCGTGTCAATGAGCGCAAAGCATACCGCATCGAGGAACTTGAGCGCGAGCTGCAGCAATCTCAAACGAACGGTGACAGTCGCGCCCGTGGTTCCACTATTACACAGTCAGGTTCGCAGCACAAGCCATCCGGCTCAACAGGCAAAATCGGTAACGGACATACCGTCAACCATGCCCATCGGCTGTCTGATCGAACTGTTGTTCCGAGTGACTGGCAAGATGAGCCTCCACAGGAGGGGACTTACTCGTCTTACCCCTCCCACCGCCGTGGTGCCTCAGACACATCTGCTCGCTTGGAGACAATGCACGAATCTGATGCCCGCTCAGAGGATGGCGGTTCCTTGTGGTGTGAGATCTGTGAGACCGGTGGTCACGACATTCTGAGCTGCACGAATATGTTCGGAGCAGAAGCCAAGAATAATAAACCCACTGATGCGGAACAACCTCTACACAAAGAACTTTCTAATGATGAGCAACCCGCCGAACCGGCTGCGCCTAAAGaatcttcaacatcaagccacagccacaacaCCACCCCCCAGAAGACCGGCCGTGATGCTGTCCTTGAGGGTCTCCGCGGAGTGGGACTCACGTCATCCATGGCTCCTGTCGCAGGCAAAGCCAGTGGTGTAGTCGACGAGTCCAAGTGGTGCGCGCTCTGCGAGCGGGACGGACATGAGAGCATAGATTGCCCATTTGACGATTAATCCACGTCCGCCGATGTATGAGACACAGCGACATGGTCTTGAATAACGTTCTTCGCATCTGTGACATGACATGGCTACCCTTCAAACTGGCTTTAGCGGGTTCGTTATCTTCTTATACCTCATTTATAATTGTGCCTTGTGCATGCTGCTTTCTTGATTCCTTAGTTGGCTCGGATGACCAAACCCATACCCCTGTATTGTTTGGTTTTTGCTTTGCTCTCCAGTTCCATATACCAGATGAAGCAATTTTGCACTGCAATTCGCGTTCGGCCACTTGGATGGTCCTGTGTTAATAGTTGAATGTTTTCTTTTAAGCACTGAGGTCATTGTCTACCCTCCTCGATTTCGTTATTTGAATCATGGTGTACTCATCTACCCGGTGCCCATCCTTGTTctattttccttcttttttgatAAAGCCCTACGAAGGcactttttctttctttctgaTAGTATAGCCGCTGACAAAATAATTCACTAATTGGGGCCGTATCTCTTAAATTTTACGTGACGCAGAGCAGTTCGCTCAATCTCCAAACACCTAGTTTACATCAAATGTCGTGCCTCGTTTCGCCTCAACTTCCCAAACTCAACAAAACTACTCTGGAAACCTAGGAGGCTGAACAATCTCCCCATCCTTATACTTCGACTCCGCAACCAGCCCACAAGCCTTACacgtcttcttcacctcgtcCCCAGCAAACTCCATcacaacctccttcacctGCGTCCCCAGGTCCGTACAAACAAACCTCTTCTCCCATACAACCTCTCCACACCCCCGACAATACCACCGcatcgcatcctccgccCCCTCAGCTCTCGGCTGCTCCATCACAACCCCAACCGTATCCCTAAACCGCACCGGACAGTGCGGCGTGTTCGCGGGTAGCAGGAATACCGAACCCTCATGGATAGGAATGTCCTGGAAGACAGGCGGCGAAACAGACATGTCCACTGCCTTGAGCAGCATTGACCCCCGGTATTGGTAGAAGAATTCCGGTGTCGAGTTTATGTGGTAGTCTGTTCGGGCGTTGGGGCCGCCGACGATCATTACTGTGTAGCCAGATGTagagggggaggaaggatGGTAGATGCAGTAGTTGTTGACAGgtggctggaggaggtggga
Above is a window of Aspergillus puulaauensis MK2 DNA, chromosome 2, nearly complete sequence DNA encoding:
- a CDS encoding CAP-Gly domain containing linker protein BIK1 (COG:Z;~EggNog:ENOG410PJEP;~InterPro:IPR032108,IPR036859,IPR000938;~PFAM:PF16641,PF01302), which codes for MAPLDEIQVGDVVNVPGGMHGTIKFMGVVSGKPGRFAGIELAPEHAKRGKNNGDVDGKKYFATATAGSGIFVPLNNNKYVTKRSASNTPATPSRPINFSKSVGPSPSVPRPPQMRRPSLPRPESPRVTTTPKLSLSGLRTPSGASKTVSKPAASSNGYARSPVKASSRASDRPPSRFSVEDGPSSARTSEFGRNSMGPEVSDLKEQVKGLEKQLLDRDKQLEEQANTLGDFQKMLEEFEGSDALSIRSQLREKNDRIAQLTMEFDLHRADFRSTLDTLEIAASETERVYEQRVDELMQQNKELQDRGEDVEAVARQLKQLEELVSELEEGLEDARRGEAEARAEVEFLRGEVERTKLELKKERDGSGGPRENHMSPDGQSRELEQKDDEIRGLKAIIHSLSRGDPDLHALPQNGFGAGSRAEHNADYVADLEQRVQEYERVNERKAYRIEELERELQQSQTNGDSRARGSTITQSGSQHKPSGSTGKIGNGHTVNHAHRLSDRTVVPSDWQDEPPQEGTYSSYPSHRRGASDTSARLETMHESDARSEDGGSLWCEICETGGHDILSCTNMFGAEAKNNKPTDAEQPLHKELSNDEQPAEPAAPKESSTSSHSHNTTPQKTGRDAVLEGLRGVGLTSSMAPVAGKASGVVDESKWCALCERDGHESIDCPFDD
- the BNA1_1 gene encoding 3-hydroxyanthranilate 3,4-dioxygenase (COG:E;~EggNog:ENOG410PNFY;~InterPro:IPR014710,IPR011051,IPR010329;~PFAM:PF06052;~go_function: GO:0000334 - 3-hydroxyanthranilate 3,4-dioxygenase activity [Evidence IEA];~go_function: GO:0005506 - iron ion binding [Evidence IEA];~go_process: GO:0055114 - oxidation-reduction process [Evidence IEA]) — its product is MLTPALNIPKWLEANSHLLQPPVNNYCIYHPSSPSTSGYTVMIVGGPNARTDYHINSTPEFFYQYRGSMLLKAVDMSVSPPVFQDIPIHEGSVFLLPANTPHCPVRFRDTVGVVMEQPRAEGAEDAMRWYCRGCGEVVWEKRFVCTDLGTQVKEVVMEFAGDEVKKTCKACGLVAESKYKDGEIVQPPRFPE